Genomic window (Pseudothauera hydrothermalis):
ACGCCGCAATCGGTGCACCAGCTTGGCGGCTACCGGGTGCAAGGCCGCAGCGAGCAAGGCGCGGCACGTCTCAAGGCCGACGCGCTGGCGCTAGAGCAGGCCGGCGCGGCACTGGTGGTTTTGGAGATGGTACCGGCTGCGGTGGCCAAAGACATCACCGCTTCGCTGACCAGCATGGCCACCATTGGCATCGGCGCAGGTCCCGACTGCGACGGCCAAGTGCTGGTACTGTACGACATGCTGGGCGTCTATCCCGGCAAGACCGCACGTTTCGTCAAAAACTTCATGGACGGTGCATCCAGCATCGAAGAGGCCGTGGCGCGTTATGTGGCGGCGGTCAAGGACGGCAGCTTCCCTGCGCCGGAACACTGCTACTGAAGCTTCGCATCATGCAGATCCATCACACCATCGCCAGTCTGCGCGCTGCCCTTGCCGGGGCGGGGCGCATCGTTTTCGTGCCGACCATGGGCAACCTGCACGCCGGCCACATCGGTCTGATGACAGAGGCGCGTGCGCATGGCGACTGTGTGGTCGCCAGCATTTTCGTCAATCGCCTGCAATTCGGTCCCCACGAGGATTTCGACAAATACCCGCGCACCTTCGTGGAAGACTGCGCCAAGCTGGAAGCGGCCGGGGTCGATCATCTGTTCGCCCCGGACGAAGTGGAGATGTATCCAACACCGCAGACCTACCATATCGACCCGGCGGGCGCCCATGTCGGCATGCTGGAAGGCGCGGCACGGCCGGGACATTTTCGCGGCGTGGCCACCGTGGTGCTCAAACTGTTCAACATCGTCCGCCCGCAGGTGGCCGTGTTCGGCAAGAAGGATTACCAGCAGTTGATGGTGATCCAGAACATGGTGCGCGAATTCGCCCTGCCGATCGACATCGTGCGCGGTGAAACCGCACGCGCTGAAGACGGTTTGGCGCTGTCTTCGCGCAACGGTTACCTTTCGGCCGCCGAGCGCGCCGAAGCGCCGCGCATGTACCGCCTGCTCGAGCGTATCCGCGCCGCGGTGCACGCTGGCGAGCGTGACTATGCAAAACTGGAAGCCGCAGCCGTGACGGAACTGACCGCCCACGGCTGGCAGCCCGATTACGTGAGCATCCGCCGCCGTTGCGATCTACAACCGCCGCTGGCGGAGGAGCCTGGCGCGTTGGTGGTGCTGGGTGCCGCCCGCCTGGGTCACACCCGGCTGATCGACAATCTGGAAATCTGAACACCGCCTGTACCTGGATGGACAGCGCCAGCCGGACTGTTGGGGTTTTCCGGACCTTGCATTGGCTCGCAGTTCGTAAGAACCTATCGCCAGAACAACAAACCACCACAGCGGCCCCTGCGCCGCCTATAACAGGAGGGATGAACCATGACGACGACGGTTCGACAAGTTCTGGAAGCCAAGGGCGGCAAAGTTTTCTGTGTGGCGCCGGAAACCACCGCTTTCCAGGCACTCGGCTTGATGGCCGAGCACAACATCGGTGCCGTGCTGGTAACCGACAACGAACGGCTGGCAGGCATCTTCACCGAACGCGACTACGCGCGCAAAGTAGTGCTCAAGGGCCTGCGCTCCACCGATGTCAGCGTCCGTGAGTTGATGACCGCCTCGCCGCAGACCGTGCGCCTGGACCAGACGGTCGATGAGGTCATGAACATCATGACTGAAAGACGCTTCCGTCACCTGCCAGTGCTCGAAGGCGAGCGTATCGTCGGCCTCATCTCGATCGGCGACGTGGTCAAATCGGTCATCGACGAACAGCGCCGCACCATCTCCCACTTGTCCAACTACATCGCCGGCGACATCGCCACCTGAAAGCAACTACGCCACAGCAAGGAAAACCGGCCGCAGCGCCACAACCCCGGACGGGGCGGCCGGCCGCAGAGCCTTCAGTCTGCCAGCGCCTTGCCGACGATTTCGCCTACATCCGTTGATAGCCCATCCGCATCGCGCACCCGCTCGAGCTGCGGACGGATCAAACCCTGCAGGGCGGGCGTGAAGCGCCGCCAGTTCTCCAGCGCGCGCGCCATGCGGGCGGCCACCTGCGGATTGACCGCATCGAGCGCAATCACCTGTTCGGCCCAGAAAGCGTAGCCGCTGCCATCTAGCGCATGGAACTCGCCCGGATTGGCGCGGAAAAAACCGCCCAGCAGGGCATACACCTTGTTGGGGTTGGACAGGCTGAAGGCCGGATCGGCCATCAGTTCGCGCACCCTTGCCAGCACCGGCGCAGCCGCCGGGTCGCGCCGCCAAGCCCCGGCCTGGAGCGCAAACCACTTATCCAGCA
Coding sequences:
- the panC gene encoding pantoate--beta-alanine ligase, whose amino-acid sequence is MQIHHTIASLRAALAGAGRIVFVPTMGNLHAGHIGLMTEARAHGDCVVASIFVNRLQFGPHEDFDKYPRTFVEDCAKLEAAGVDHLFAPDEVEMYPTPQTYHIDPAGAHVGMLEGAARPGHFRGVATVVLKLFNIVRPQVAVFGKKDYQQLMVIQNMVREFALPIDIVRGETARAEDGLALSSRNGYLSAAERAEAPRMYRLLERIRAAVHAGERDYAKLEAAAVTELTAHGWQPDYVSIRRRCDLQPPLAEEPGALVVLGAARLGHTRLIDNLEI
- a CDS encoding CBS domain-containing protein, whose product is MTTTVRQVLEAKGGKVFCVAPETTAFQALGLMAEHNIGAVLVTDNERLAGIFTERDYARKVVLKGLRSTDVSVRELMTASPQTVRLDQTVDEVMNIMTERRFRHLPVLEGERIVGLISIGDVVKSVIDEQRRTISHLSNYIAGDIAT